The Lolium rigidum isolate FL_2022 chromosome 1, APGP_CSIRO_Lrig_0.1, whole genome shotgun sequence region GACCTAGGTAGGGGCCCGTGCCTTCTCCCGACCTGTTGTTCTTCTGATGCCATACTTTTGGCTTGTTGGATCCGTATCGAAAATTCCGAACCGTGCTCTTTGATCTTGCCCTTTTCAAGCCCTGCGGCTCCAGAAAAGTCAAAAACACCGAAAAGAATTTTTTCTTCCTCATAGAGTTAAGAAACAAATAAATAGGAACTTTATGAAAAAATACccgaaatcaatgtaaaacatgttgAAAACATCATATAGCATTCAATCAACATATATATCATACCATAATGACCAAAGTTCATGCATACATTTTCAATGTATCACCTTCTCAGTTTATCTTTTCAAAGCCTTAGATTTAATCTGTATAGCATTGATGTTGCTTTGTTCTTCAATCTACGTACTCCTTTCTTGTGAGTTATCTATAATATTCTTGAAGCTTCAGATGTTATTTAATATAATTGAATGATCTTGTGAAGACTTTTACTCACCATTTTTAGTCATGGTAtcacgatctttcaattggtcttAGAAAGaagtccccccccccccgcgtacTGTTGATTTGGTTTAACCACCTGATATTGAAAATGTATGCATAAACTTTGATGGTATTTATAAGATATATAATGTTTACATGATATATGATATACAGTGTGGTTGTGCGTTGTTTTTTCGATGGTCACTACTGTATTGGTGAGTTTGGAGCAACGTTTGCCGCGGGCTCCTTCGCTATAGCTGCAGACGGGGGATTTTGTGACCATTGTATCTTATCTTCGTTCGGTTTCACTAATATATGGCAACTCTTTTCTTCTGTGTGAATACATATAGAGCATATGACCTTTGTGTCGGGTTTTCAAGAAATTACCACCTCTGTCTATAAGAGGATGTTTCCAACTTTATCAAAATATACATGCATCTTGTTTTACAAGTAAAATTTAATAAAATTGAGACATCCTTCATTTACAGAGGAAGGGAGTACCTTCCTTTCAAGCTGGTTCTCTCTTTCGTTGTGAGTTGCTTCTGCCGGGCCATTCGCAAAAACAATATAATCCGTAGTGTGCAATTCAGATGAACCAAAGTCCAAAGCCACGGCAGCAGTTCATTTTCACACCGAAGCAAGCTCCTGCGATGCGACAGAAGCAAGCTCTCCCCCAATAATTCACGACCTTGTGAATTCCAGAATCTGGAAGGAGCCCTCCGCCAAAACTACCGCAATATTGTGTACTCCTACACGGTAGCTTACCCTATTTCATATACACGCCCAAtatattttcctttattttttgtTCCTTCCGCCCTCTTCTCCTCGTCTTCCTTGTGCTAACGCTACTGTCTAATCCTTCCGCCTCCCACCCCAAGTAGAAGAAGAAAATcccatctcatctcatctcatctctgTCTGTCCCAACCCCCGCGACCGAATCAAACGCAGACGGAGCCGGAGTCGTATCCCCGGAGGAGTCAGATTTGGAGGTCGCTTCCATCTCTGTACATAAGGAAGGAAATCCCGGAAGCTATCTATCCTCGCCCAAATCCGTGTGGGGTTGGTGAACCGGCCGAATTCGGGCaagatacgtcgatccctctcagGCACCCCTCGTCTCTTGCCGGAATTCCGAGAAAGCCGCCGTCTTTCGGCCTCACAGATTCGAGATTGGTGCGTGCCTCCGGAGCCGTGCGCACGGCGGCTGCGGCTCTGTGTGCTTGGCCGTCGAGAGATTGACGAGGATTTGGTGCTCTGGCTACAACTGGTGGTTGCCTTGTTTGGTGGTGTGGCTAGAAGTGCAGATTTAATCTGAAGAAGAAGGGGGCGTGAAGCAGAAAAGGAAAGGACAAAAAAAAGTGCAAGTTTTGGTGGGGGAACTCGCCGTGAAGATGAGTTCCGGGTCGGCGGTGACCGGGGGCAGCAGCGCCGGCGCGGAGGGTGCGTCGGCGGCACCGCTGGGGCAGAGGCTGATGGTGCACGTGGCGGAGAATGGCCACAGCATGGAGTTCGAGTGCGGAGGCGACACGCGAGTTGATGCCATCCAGCGCTCCATCGAGCTCGTCTGCGGCGTCCCGCCGGGCGACCAGCTCCTCCTCTGCAACAACATCCATCTCAACGCCGCCAACGACCTCGCCCACTACAATCTCCCCCGCGACGACCGTGAGGTCTTCCTCTACAACAAGGCCCGCCTGCATGCCGAGGCTCCGCCCCCGGCGCCAGAGTCTATTGACATCCCTGAGCCATCTATTCCGCCCCAGCCCCAGCCGGAGGACACCCCCTTGGAGCTGTCTGCTGACCCGGCCTTGAAAGCACTGGTCTCTTATGAAATCAGGTTCAGGTATGACTTTCACGTGGCCAATGCGTATTATCACTCGAGCAAGGCCAAGTACGAGGTGTGCAACAGGCTGCTGCGCGAGTGGCAGGTGCAGGAGCGCGCTCTCGACATGGCCAGGAGCAACCTGGAGCAAGCATTCCGGAAGCCGTCGCAGCGCTATTCAAACTTTCTGCGCTCCTTCACGCAGCAGCACCGCGGGTATGTTGAGGTGCTGTCAAGTTTCGAGAGAGATTGTAAGAGGTTGCGCGCTGTTAGGCTGCATCCAGACCTGCAATGCGAGGGGAGGCGCTGCTTACTGGACCTTATGGATGAGAATATACTAAGGAAGTTAGCAGATGAGTACGTAAGCTCATATAAGAACTTCGAGGTTGTTGTCTCGGCACTGAAGCTTAAATTTGCCGAGTTGAAGAAGAGGGTGGATGGCTTGTTGAATGCTATGAGCTCAAGTGCATGGAAGGATCTGGAGGCGATGATAAAGGAGCATGCGAGAGTCTTAGGTGATCAGAAGAGCATCATGCAGTCTCTAAGGTTAGATTGAATCTATGCCCATATATTTAAATACCCGTCGATTTCTGTGTGAACTCCCTCTGAGAACTATTATTGACCTCAAGTTAGTGACTACCATGTAGATTGGCTAGAATTTGAGTTGCTGGTAATTCCATTATTAAACTACTTAGGGAACACAGGAATACTATGATTTAGCATGGTGGAATAAACAATGAATTGCCATTGTGTCGTGGAGAAAATTGTTTGGTTTTACCAAAAAGGAACACCGGAAATTGGTTTGAATAAACAATGAAGCTATTGTATCTTAAAATATGATGGTTTTACCAAAAAAAAATGGCACTGATTTCTCAGTTATGGTTTTACCATGTAAATTGCCTGGAATTTGAGTTGCTGGTAATCCATTATTAAACTACTTAGGGAACACCAGAATATGATTTAGTATGGTGGAGATAATGAATTTCCATTGTGTCGTGGAGAAAATCGATTGGTTTTACCAAAAAAGAAACACCGGAAAATGATTTGAATAAACAATGAAGCTATTGTTGTCTTAAAATATGATGGTTTTACCAAAAAATGGTATGTTAGCAGTATAACAAACTGAGATCAGCACTTGTGTCTTATTGTTGGGTTATACAGATGTGCTATCTGGTCTTTATACTTCATATATATGTTATGGGCTGATGCAAGAGTCTCTTATGCTCGGACTTAATTTATCTGGTAGCTATTGATAATTTTTATTATGTCCTTCTCTTGTGCCATAATTCTGAGAACTCTTATGTTCTACAGTAAAGATGTAAATACAGCAAAGAAGCTTGTTGATGACTGCTCAAGGTCCCAACTCTCCGATTCTCTCCGGCCTCATGATGCAGTTTCAGCAGTTGGTCGTATCTATGAGGTACATGAAAAGGATAACTTGCCCAGTGTACAGAAGTTTGATCACATGCTTACAAACTTGCTTCAGAAATGCAAGGCCAAGAAAAATGAAACAAATACATTGGTACATGTTTGTGTGAGAGGGGTCAAATCTGCTCAAATTGATATCAAGGACATGATAACAAATCAGTTCATCTTATACGAAGAGGCGATAGATAGTCGAGACAAAGAATATTCTTATCTGAAACTACTCGGTGGTTTGGGTCATGCATACAAGGCTTGTCTTGCTGAGGTAGTCCGACGAAGACATTCTTTTAAGCTGTATACTGGCTTGGCTGGACAGCTTGCTGAAAAACTAGCAGTAGAGCGTGAAGCGGAGATCAGGAGACGAGAGGTTTTCCTTCGGACATGGTGTAAGTATATTGGAGGAGAAATCATGGGTTCCATGGGACTGTTTGGTACTCCTAGCCAGTGTGATGTAAACATTGCGCCGTTCGATTGCAATCTACTTCCAATTGACGTTGATGATTTGGAAAGGCTCGCCCCCCAGTCTTTAGTGGGTTCTCTTCTGAAATCTGAGAGATCACAGCAAAAGTCTCAATCAAGCGATTCTAGTACCCCTGGAAATTTCAGCAACTCTGAACAAAACAATCTGAACACTGATGGTAAGATGGACTTACAGGATTTTTTCGGTGGCTGTGATACTGATATAACAGGGACTAGTATATTAGAAGTGGAGAACGCCAGATTAAAAGCAGAACTTGCTTCTGCGATTGCAGTTCTCTGCACTTTCGGTGCTACACCTGAATCTTTTGATGAAGGGGAGAATGATAATGTGTTGAGAGATGCAAGAGAAAGAACAGCTCAGGCACTTACTGCAAAGGATGAGTATGCCAATCAGCTTCAGTCAATGTTGAAGGCAAAGCAGGAGCAGTGCCTGTCCTTTGAGAAGCGTATCCAGGAGCTTGAGGAACAATTGGCGAATCAGTACATAAATGGGCATATGGTTTCAGGAAGCAAAGGTGCATCTGACTCCCTCCTTTCTACTTTTAAAGGTCATGATCTTGATGCATCTGGGGGCAGGCAAACCCATCTGCGGGACGAATCAAGTGTTGCCATGGATGAGACATCTTCAACATCTGAACATCCATCTAAACAAACAGAAGGTGGAGATGAGAATATGACTGATGTTTCAGGTGCACTGAACTTGCAATTACTCAACTCAGCCGGATGCACTAATCTGGATGCTTCCATGGCAGAATTTCCACGTGATAACGAACTTAAGCCTGTCAATATTGATAAGGAAGGGCGAATACTGACTCAGCACACTACGACAGATACTTCTGATGTCCCTGCAGAAGATCCTCTTAGCATCATAAACTCCAGAACCAATGAACATCATACTTTGGACCTAAGGAACAGCGAGCTCTTTGTGTTAGAATTGCAAAATGCAGTAGACAAAAAATCAAAACAGTTGGATGAGGCGGAAAATAAACTTAGTTCTGTGATGGGTGAGGTTAACTCTCTGAAGAAAGAACTTGAGAATGCCCAGGGTCTTCTTGATGAATCTCAGGTAAAATCTACATAGTGTAGGATAATCTTCACCTTGCAACTTTTAGTAGTCATTTCATGCTTGCATGAGGCAACATTAATTAATTCGCATTTTACAAATCTTGATACAGATTAACTGTGCTCACCTGGAAAACTGCTTACATGAGGCAAGAGAAGAGGCTCGTACCAACAAATGCTCCGCTGATAGAAGGGCTGTTGAGTATGATGCTTTGCGGTCATCTGCTCTGCGGATACATGGCCTGTTTGAAAGACTAAATAACTGTGTCACTGCACCAGGCATGTCGGGCTTTGCAGATTCTCTGCGATCCTTAGCCCTCTCCTTAGCAAGGTATCATGTTGCTCTCTTTTGTGTTACATTATGTGCTTACCCCTACTGGTCAGTGTGTTTATCATTCAAGCTCATTGTGGTAGACAGCCGATTTATCAGTGAGCGATTGGGCTTTCCGTGAAACTAGTATAATCAACTGAAAGGAATAGAAAGACTTCATTGGAAGTTTTTGCAGATTGTAGTATTTTGTCCTAGTGTTTTGGTCTGAGGGTGAATAGACAGTTGGTGTCTTAGCCAAAGGATTTGCGTATTTCGTACTAAATTTGTTGTGTGAAGGCGTTACAAAAGTTTATGTGCTCACACGTTGAAAATGAGTCGTTAGATTGATAATGTTAGTGTCATTGTATTGTAGAATCTTGTGTTAAAATTATGTTAATGCCAGATGCCTTTAGCGAATTATCTGCTTTGTCAGTTTTCATGTTGCTAGTTACTACTAACTTAAGAGATATGTTTGTTTCTAACTCCCTTGGGTTTGACCATTCTGCTACCAAAAGAGAGATCTAACACTCTACTTACTGGCTCCTTTGTAATGGTTTCTTTTGTTTTAGTTCTGTAAAGAAGGATGAAGCTGATTCTACCATTCAGTTCCAGCAATGCATCAAGATCCTTGCAGACAAGGTCGGTTTTCTGTCACGGCAGAGTGATGAGCTGGTAGAACGCTATTCAAGGATGGAAGCGGCGCATGGAATTCTCGTAAGAGAGTTGGAGGAAAAGAAAACACTGCTCAACAATCTATACAACAAACTTCAACTGGAAAAACAGGTATGCAGTTTAGTTTCTTAAATCATACCAAGATGTGCATATTTTCGCTGGTAGATACTCTTACAAAAATCAGACAAACCTTGaattaattaaaaaaattaactacCAGTACCTGAAAGTAGTGTGACATAACATGAGTAGCACAAGACTCATAAACATATTAGACAAATCAACATCATCACAAACAGACAAGCTGTGGATCTTAAATTTATCTGGTTTATATTTTTCTGGGTTAATCTCTTGGTAGTGTTAATTTGCGATAAATAAGCAATTAAGCTGTGGGTTCTGGTTGAAACTGTTTTGACAGGCCAGCAAGGAAAAAATATCAGTTGGCCATTTTGACGTCCACGAGCTTGCGGTCTTTGTCCGGAACCCTTCTGGGCACTACGAGGCAATCAACCGGAACCGCTCCAACTACTTCCTCTCCGAGGAGTCTGTGGCCCTGT contains the following coding sequences:
- the LOC124647951 gene encoding autophagy-related protein 11-like: MSSGSAVTGGSSAGAEGASAAPLGQRLMVHVAENGHSMEFECGGDTRVDAIQRSIELVCGVPPGDQLLLCNNIHLNAANDLAHYNLPRDDREVFLYNKARLHAEAPPPAPESIDIPEPSIPPQPQPEDTPLELSADPALKALVSYEIRFRYDFHVANAYYHSSKAKYEVCNRLLREWQVQERALDMARSNLEQAFRKPSQRYSNFLRSFTQQHRGYVEVLSSFERDCKRLRAVRLHPDLQCEGRRCLLDLMDENILRKLADEYVSSYKNFEVVVSALKLKFAELKKRVDGLLNAMSSSAWKDLEAMIKEHARVLGDQKSIMQSLSKDVNTAKKLVDDCSRSQLSDSLRPHDAVSAVGRIYEVHEKDNLPSVQKFDHMLTNLLQKCKAKKNETNTLVHVCVRGVKSAQIDIKDMITNQFILYEEAIDSRDKEYSYLKLLGGLGHAYKACLAEVVRRRHSFKLYTGLAGQLAEKLAVEREAEIRRREVFLRTWCKYIGGEIMGSMGLFGTPSQCDVNIAPFDCNLLPIDVDDLERLAPQSLVGSLLKSERSQQKSQSSDSSTPGNFSNSEQNNLNTDGKMDLQDFFGGCDTDITGTSILEVENARLKAELASAIAVLCTFGATPESFDEGENDNVLRDARERTAQALTAKDEYANQLQSMLKAKQEQCLSFEKRIQELEEQLANQYINGHMVSGSKGASDSLLSTFKGHDLDASGGRQTHLRDESSVAMDETSSTSEHPSKQTEGGDENMTDVSGALNLQLLNSAGCTNLDASMAEFPRDNELKPVNIDKEGRILTQHTTTDTSDVPAEDPLSIINSRTNEHHTLDLRNSELFVLELQNAVDKKSKQLDEAENKLSSVMGEVNSLKKELENAQGLLDESQINCAHLENCLHEAREEARTNKCSADRRAVEYDALRSSALRIHGLFERLNNCVTAPGMSGFADSLRSLALSLASSVKKDEADSTIQFQQCIKILADKVGFLSRQSDELVERYSRMEAAHGILVRELEEKKTLLNNLYNKLQLEKQASKEKISVGHFDVHELAVFVRNPSGHYEAINRNRSNYFLSEESVALFTEPHLPRQPAYIIGQIVHIERRAAKHVDQNEASLRPGGHRRSMPNSNPYSLPAGCEYFVVTVAMLPDAAR